Proteins encoded by one window of Lepeophtheirus salmonis chromosome 3, UVic_Lsal_1.4, whole genome shotgun sequence:
- the LOC121114168 gene encoding uncharacterized protein, which translates to MWWGSGGVEPVEEEEDLPDLRVQFQEQENLLGQLKGALKSNEAKLQNKEKQVKDIASRLSKSKLEERAKEAAAKQTERQWIAQTTGALPKVIIPPTTCTTKKGSKIARLRAELQDAREKEAEMVDGQRSLENKVAALQKELAERDDIIRDYDLASMTGDESLIGSPLSSSPYVMSPERGQSPSSNSPPIGSSFEDVFNYSSKSHVIVELNEKILDYERRIMDLEEDLRNKDEVIRARTEAVSAVSEQMSQKGRSVIDELEETRTEMRKMQTQFTESEMEWTKKNMKLQVDNDSLTQNLELNKENEARAEQVRFNLSTKNASLQEKIVKLQSDINEKRALDNQREIEFLDLQAELDECQEKLKSNKKSVQDGIDQFYEKISDIFERNEDVDAELGSTIKCLQSKLIELEEEKGNLQLKLIDYEDESGINLKAEVQKLKESLRVKDEVLGELQENVDEKRNEFQECNKELEKKELELSSFADQVSRLVQNNEEMARSKVAIEMRALELEEIKETLESELKESKVQMAEVNINIKEPFEKLKQDYKNCQESLQSLEKTHSEYKGRQLQNDKELLEKSKQIKEHVIEIAQLEKVLQSKTAEISDELAKSDLLEKELVSLKKSLEEANLEIKEKEKEIQEFKASDMQEKITVMSQELESLNSDIAKKKEKVSGYELEVEDLHSKLKKKDVEINELTEKFDNVNEEKKLLREKSDGLLKELKESEIEKAKLSSDIESCTDECDLKLNELRLKIQELNQEKESILSKLTQIEEELTKSRDDAEKEIETLNDTLNEKNKMIKSLNETSESFKMELEALTEKHSIILNENENCAIKIDSLNSQLFDHQNIISELNLKINSHEQEINVSKKAEVEFEQAQKLEKYGEIESLKLELENQSKDFNNQIFNLESENTSLKNSFESIKKEKNEIEILHKKFSLELTSLNSHIDQLQKEKGELLDSLNTNMDSSVANNKDGAYKSLEDSIEDLKAYKDSIKSELSDKVSEIKGLKDIINELQTMISELKADIKDKSIKIAHFEEEHQSYISKKDVAVDKENVDKSESRISELESYIEIKNSELETQLSIQSDMDSKITELEKDLSNKAAEIIKLVSHINILESSKGLSSSQTLELEEKCKELKCLKDDFDEKTKEASTLQDKLDSANVKLRSLEGSYNNLLEGKENGNVIGERDKFKMKNEQLLDKAKKATHSLDGFNKEKGELVEKWQIEKSEKDVLIQQNNTLNEKSKELERNYEEVKDKYEVIKGEKDSMQVEIADLQRSVENMNVSSQTQNQAECQELKAKISKAENEIIKFLLSLIKKLRNFGLKKNKYPPSHEEPLKQEEEETGGWDEGFSFDDPIESQVVEKEAIKVSQNVAAEVVVSSSKEGTSALAATKVDHDDGWGNDDDDDWGAWDGEEQNVESSKLEKDSKEQEKDSSSNVHQLELKVQELTQELQKQNNKLDVERSKFSEEEEAFYEKIETLEKDLSEKDKEFKKLKSSFDDLEIKIVNYKKMNNEQELEIKSYTENMKNEVDEEMKTLMNESKEQKERIGTLQHQLSDLSQEKENLETELSSLRFEISTKNEDFSKSVAEKESLNSNIRDLNTHLTDIRLELESKNKELFDSNNFLQIEVEKSESMTKHYESLNQQSNELSAEIECLKANLSEKSNEEQNIRLELDSLRSNYEILQNANIMNDKEKIHQMQNDLERIRVESINMETTKIELDRNRIEICNLTNERDTLVQQVNEMNMRLEGQRSTEEGLHLQLSGLTTDLRGFEQREAELNHIISQMKESSAQEIESFSTQNNVLSEKIESIKNEMTENDGRLKDASDTVESLRHENECLNTRCSQLVTELESKYMECANLTQQLETIITQQQNETVSAFAPPPDVTQYQQQPDVALHSIPQPDIMPSGYVDLVQQPSSSSSLYPDPLQSSQNLDGANFFDPSLPVSSNNQHQPLPSSSYPPIDNQHIHSIQEVQTELTLADIDNLIMLESLNHQFLDLQNEISLLRDENMTLHATLSQNQKDSEESVSKIREELFSKESELNILKNEKNASAEIVPSTSLDNVNSEVLSSHVDSVAPVEQSIMATSIQQENNNNSLTLEWYKEQFTTYQTAINNWQEWGRVKTEELDGYVNAYNEVSNELLDARSAIEVKMVEMSQLSQIVEQLTNEIQEMRRKDELVKEKKSYNAESWRSKLRAKEIEIQDLTETVERLKSEKEELMEEVNELREKNESLRSDRVFSEELEDLKFQLDEIVEEKRTQSLEMESIMKKYQTISSNEDNLNKINQKLQADIDASNKIVRKLESDIKANENEIKDREAIAENAKLTLKNQVDELQKENQNLELSIDSYKRQIEKLQKDLENEKFNNSTLFNEKLSEIESCKSEMGALKDELNTVKSTLDTANTAIVEWSSWGQTKITEYDTLLKSYEEYVAAYNSINSELSLLKEAANTTQESSAKIRENIEILESGQDEEGLSTNSKLIEDLKTQLSLSLSESDKLKEEIQNVRLRNGKLTMRSKQMEKELEAIKAGGSSSADDMTELRAANFELNKNASSLQIELSQSSKSLEELNNERINLSERVIDLENRIDILNYDNEVLKNVRTDFDSLKMKYDSLVSEKLTCETQSMPESLQPENSFSHNEKLLIAQLESELQQKSDSLQNLEFELSRLRVLGDTERLELDKSLRENRQLNSQMNYWKQQIYTEQQIPGSNSTQNELHCARQAASAFQVQVEQLTTELTKLQEERDTLQLKLSNVMRQYERQRESSSRASTACSTPIPWVDPSLVEIKELKSKIEELGNLNYALDIELQKERQTRENMQARLRHPSSSSSSSTPVHLPHKPTTSDLSSLSGGQVLHL; encoded by the exons ATGTGGTGGGGAAGTGGCGGAGTGGAGCCTGTGGAGGAAGAGGAGGATTTACCAGATCTCCGAGTCCAATTCCAGGAGCAAGAAAACCTTTTGGGTCAGTTGAAAGGCGCTCTCAAGTCAAATGAAGCCAAACTGCAAAATAAAGAGAAGCAAGTGAAG GACATCGCTTCTCGACTCAGTAAGTCTAAATTGGAAGAAAGGGCGAAAGAAGCGGCAGCGAAGCAGACAGAACGGCAATGGATTGCTCAAACAACAGGTGCTTTACCCAAGGTCATTATTCCTCCGACAACTTGTACTACTAAAAAGGGCTCCAAAATTGCTCGCCTGCGAGCAGAACTCCAAGATGCACGCGAGAAAGAAGCAGAAATGGTAGATGGACAACGAAGTCTTGAAAATAAAGTGGCTGCTCTCCAAAAAGAACTCGCTGAAAGAGATGATATAATAAGAGACTATGATTTGGCATCCATGACTGGGGATGAGAGTTTGATCGGTAGTCCTCTTAGTTCTAGTCCATATGTCATGAGTCCTGAAAGAGGTCAAAGTCCTTCCTCTAATTCACCTCCAATAGGTTCCAGTTTTGAAGATGTTTTTAATTACTCTAGTAAAAGCCATGTTATTGttgaattaaatgaaaaaattttagaTTACGAACGCCGTATAATGGATCTTGAAGAGGATTTACGCAACAAAGATGAAGTAATTCGTGCTAGAACAGAGGCTGTGTCGGCAGTATCTGAGCAAATGAGTCAGAAGGGCCGGTCTGTTATAGATGAGTTGGAAGAAACTAGAACCGAAATGAGAAAAATGCAAACTCAGTTTACAGAGTCAGAAATGGAGTggacgaaaaaaaatatgaaacttcaGGTAGATAATGATAGTCTTACTCAAAATCTGGAATTGAACAAAGAAAATGAGGCTAGAGCTGAGCAAGTTAGATTTAATTTGAGTACGAAGAATGCTTCCCTTCAAGAAAAAATCGTCAAATTACAATCTGACATAAATGAAAAGCGTGCATTGGATAATCAACGAGAAATTGAATTCTTAGATTTGCAGGCTGAACTTGATGAGTgccaagaaaaattaaaatccaataaAAAGAGCGTACAGGATGGAATTGATCAATTCTACGAGAAGATTTcggatatttttgaaagaaacgaGGATGTGGATGCAGAGTTAGGTTCTACTATTAAATGTTTGCAAAGCAAATTAATTGAGCTCGAAGAAGAGAAAGGAAACCTTCAGTTAAAGCTTATTGACTATGAAGACGAATCTG gTATCAACTTGAAGGCTGAAGTGCAAAAACTTAAAGAATCTTTGAGAGTAAAAGATGAAGTATTGGGTGAATTGCAAGAGAATGTAGATGAAAAACGAAATGAATTTCAAGAATGTAATAAAG agctgGAAAAGAAAGAACTTGAATTGTCTTCTTTTGCTGATCAAGTTTCAAGGCTAGTTCAAAACAACGAGGAGATGGCCCGTTCTAAAGTAGCCATTGAAATGAGAGCCCTAGAGCtggaagaaataaaagaaactttgGAGTCTGAGTTAAAGGAGTCAAAGGTTCAAATGGCGGAAGTCAATATCAATATAAAG gaaCCATTTGAGAAATTGAAGCAAGACTACAAAAATTGTCAGGAAAGCCTACAGTCATTGGAAAAAACGCACTCGGAATATAAAGGACGACAACTTCAAAATGATAAagaacttttagaaaaaagtaaacaGATAAAAGAGCATGTAATTGAAATTGCTCAATTGGAAAAAGTTTTGCAGTCAAAGACGGCAGAAATATCCGATGAACTTGCAAAATCTGATCTGTTAGAGAAGGAATTGGTTAGTTTGAAAAAATCCTTGGAAGAAGCAAATCTTGAAATCaaggagaaagaaaaagaaattcaagAGTTTAAGGCTAGTGATATGCAAGAAAAAATCACTGTTATGAGTCAAGAACTAGAAAGTCTTAATTCCGATATtgccaaaaagaaagagaaagtgtCTGGATATGAATTGGAGGTTGAGGatttacattcaaaattaaagaaaaaggatGTAGAAATAAACGAACTAACAGAAAAGTTTGATAatgtaaatgaagaaaaaaaattacttagagAAAAAAGTGATGGACTACTTAAAGAGTTAAAGGAATCGGAAATTGAGAAGGCTAAGCTTTCGTCTGATATTGAATCTTGTACAGATGAGTGTGATTTGAAATTGAATGAGTTACGCTTGAAAATACAGGAGTTGAACCAagaaaaagaatcaattttatCCAAACTGACCCAAATCGAGGAAGAACTTACAAAGTCTAGAGATGATGCTGAAAAGGAGATTGAGACCTTGAATgatacattaaatgaaaaaaataaaatgataaagtcGTTGAATGAGACAAGTGAATCTTTTAAAATGGAATTAGAGGCACTTACAGAAAAACACtccattattttgaatgaaaatgagAATTGTGCAATCAAAATTGATAGTCTTAATTCTCAACTTTTTGATCATCAAAACATCATCTCTGAGTTAAATTTGAAGATTAACTCTCATGAACAGGAAATTAATGTGAGTAAAAAAGCTGAAGTGGAATTTGAGCAAGctcaaaaattggaaaagtaCGGAGAGATTGAAAGCTTAAAGCTGGAGCTTGAAAACCAATCAAAGGATTTTAACAATCAAATCTTTAATTTAGAAAGTGAAAATACATCCCTAAAGAATAGTTTTGAGAGCatcaagaaggaaaaaaatgaaattgagatATTGCATAAAAAGTTCTCGTTGGAATTAACTTCACTTAATAGTCACATTGATCAACTTCAAAAGGAAAAAGGGGAATTACTTGATAGTTTGAATACAAATATGGATTCAAGTGTAGCAAACAATAAAGATGGTGCTTATAAGAGTTTGGAGGATTCTATTGAAGACTTAAAAGCATACAAGGATTCAATTAAATCCGAGCTGAGTGATAAAGTGAGTGAGATTAAAGGTCTCAAAGATATAATCAATGAACTGCAAACTATGATAAGTGAACTAAAAGCCgatataaaagataaatcaattaaaatagcTCATTTTGAAGAGGAACATCAATCTTATATATCGAAAAAGGACGTTGCAGTTGATAAGGAAAATGTAGATAAATCAGAGAGTAGGATTTCTGAATTAGAatcatatattgaaataaaaaactccGAGCTTGAAACACAGCTTTCAATTCAGAGTGATATGGATTCAAAGATCACTGAATTGGAGAAAGATTTATCAAACAAAGCTGccgaaattataaaattagtatcTCATATAAATATCTTGGAATCAAGTAAGGGTCTTTCTAGTTCCCAAACACTCGAATTGGAAGAGAAATGTAAAGAATTGAAGTGTCTCAAGGATGACTTTGACGAAAAGACAAAAGAAGCTTCGACTCTTCAAGACAAATTGGATTCAGCAAATGTAAAACTCAGGAGTCTAGAAGGAAGTTATAACAATTTGTTAGAGGGCAAAGAGAATGGTAATGTCATTGGGGAAAGAGATAAGTTCAAAATGAAGAATGAGCAATTATTAGATAAAGCAAAAAAAGCTACTCATT CGTTAGATGGATTCAACAAGGAGAAAGGAGAGTTGGTAGAGAAATGGCAAATTGAAAAGAGTGAAAAGGATGtattaattcaacaaaataatactCTCAATGAAAAAAGCAAGGAACTAGAAAGAAATTACGAGGAGGTGAAAGATAAATATGAAGTGATTAAGGGGGAAAAGGACTCGATGCAAGTGGAAATAGCAGATCTTCAAAGGTCCGTAGAGAATATGAATGTGTCATCTCAAACCCAAAATCAAGCAGAGTGTCAGGAATTGAAGGCTAAAATATCAAAAGCAGAAAATGAGATC ATAAAGTTTCTTCTgagtttaataaagaaattaaggaacttcggtctgaaaaaaaataaatatcctccAAGCCACGAAGAACCTTTAAagcaagaagaagaagaaactgGAGGATGGGATGAGGGATTTTCCTTTGATGATCCAATTGAATCACAAGTTGTGGAGAAAGAAGCCATTAAAGTTAGTCAAAATGTAGCAGCTGAGGTGGTGGTTAGCAGCTCTAAGGAAGGTACTAGTGCACTTGCAGCAACCAAAGTAGATCATGATGACGGATGGGGCAATGATGATGACGATGATTGGGGTGCATGGGACGGAGAAGAACAAAATGTTGAAAGttcgaaattagaaaaggatTCAAAAGAGCAAGAGAAGGATTCCTCAAGTAATGTCCATCAATTAGAACTCAAAGTTCAAGAACTTACCCAAGAATTGCAAAAGCAAAATAACAAACTTGACGTTGAACGTTCAAAATTTTCGGAGGAAGAAGAAGCattctatgaaaaaatagaaacctTAGAAAAAGATCTAAGTGAAAAAGATAaagaatttaagaaattaaagtcATCTTTTGATGATTTAGAGATTAAAATTGTGAACTATAAAAAGATGAATAATGAACaagaattagaaattaaatcCTATACAgagaatatgaaaaatgaagttGACGAAGAAATGAAGACACTCATGAATGAAAGTAAGGAGCAAAAAGAGCGCATTGGTACTTTGCAGCATCAGTTGTCAGATTTGTCtcaggaaaaagaaaatttagaaaCAGAATTGTCCTCGTTAAGGTttgaaatttcaacaaaaaatgaagatttttctAAATCTGTAGCAGAAAAAGAGtcattgaattcaaatattcGTGATTTGAATACTCATTTAACGGACATTAGATTGGAATTAGAGtccaaaaataaggaattattcgattcaaacaattttttgcaaatagaaGTTGAAAAGAGTGAGAGCATGACTAAGCATTACGAATCCTTGAATCAGCAAAGTAATGAATTGAGCGCAGAAATTGAGTGTCTTAAAGCAAATCTGTCTGAGAAATCTAATGAAGAACAAAACATTCGTTTAGAGTTAGATTCCTTAAGGAGTAATTATGAAATTCTACAGAACGCAAATATAAtgaatgataaagaaaaaatacaccAAATGCAAAATGATCTTGAAAGAATTCGTGTCGAATCAATCAACATGGAAACAACGAAAATAGAACTGGATCGAAATAGAATTGAAATTTGCAATCTTACAAATGAAAGAGACACTTTGGTTCAACAAGTTAATGAGATGAACATGAGACTTGAAGGCCAGAGATCCACTGAAGAAGGGCTTCATCTCCAGCTGTCAGGATTGACTACAGATTTGAGAGGATTTGAGCAAAGAGAAGCCGAATTAAATCATATCATTAGCCAAATGAAGGAGTCTTCTGCCCAAGAAATTGAGTCTTTTAGCACTCAAAACAATGTTCTCTctgaaaaaatagaatcaatcaAGAATGAAATGACAGAAAATGATGGACGATTGAAGGACGCTTCTGACACAGTGGAATCTCTTCGTCATGAAAATGAATGCTTAAACACAAGATGTTCTCAATTAGTTACTGAACTAGAGTCAAAGTACATGGAATGTGCAAACTTGACTCAACAACTTGAAACAATAATTACTCAGCAACAGAATGAAACCGTGTCCGCCTTCGCTCCTCCTCCAGATGTTACACAATATCAACAACAACCAGATGTTGCATTACATTCAATTCCTCAGCCTGATATAATGCCTTCTGGATATGTTGATCTAGTACAACAACCATCATCATCGTCTTCCCTATATCCTGATCCACTACAATCTTCACAGAATTTGGATGGGGCCAACTTTTTTGATCCATCGTTACCAGTCTCGAGTAATAATCAACATCAACCACTACCATCATCATCCTATCCTCCTATTGATAATCAACATATTCACTCCATACAAGAGGTTCAAACAGAGCTAACATTGGCTGATATCGATAACTTGATCATGCTAGAGAGCCTCAATCATCAATTTTTAGATTTACAGAATGAAATATCTTTGCTTAGAGATGAGAATATGACTCTACATGCCACATTATCTCAGAACCAAAAGGATTCAGAAGAGTCAGTAAGTAAAATTCGAGAGGAATTATTTAGCAAAGAGTCtgaacttaatattttaaaaaatgaaaagaatgcAAGTGCAGAGATAGTTCCTTCAACTTCTCTTGATAACGTTAATTCGGAAGTCCTATCAAGTCATGTTGATTCTGTTGCCCCAGTTGAACAATCTATCATGGCTACATCCATTCAGCAAGAGAACAACAATAACTCATTAACTCTTGAATGGTATAAAGAGCAATTTACAACTTACCAAACAGCAATAAATAACTGGCAAGAATGGGGAAGGGTTAAGACTGAAGAGCTTGACGGATATGTCAATGCCTATAACGAAGTTTCGAATGAGTTATTAGATGCACGTTCCGCTATTGAAGTTAAAATGGTAGAAATGTCACAATTATCTCAGATTGTTGAACAATTAACTAACGAAATACAGGAAATGAGAAGGAAGGACGAACTTGTCAAGGAGAAAAAGAGTTATAATGCGGAGTCATGGCGATCAAAGCTTCGTGCTAAAGAAATTGAGATTCAGGATCTCACTGAAACTGTTGAGAGACTTAAATCGGAGAAGGAAGAACTGATGGAAGAAGTAAATGAATTACGTGAGAAAAATGAGTCCCTTAGGAGTGATCGAGTTTTCTCTGAAGAACTTGAGGATCTAAAATTCCAATTAGATGAAATCGTTGAAGAAAAGCGAACTCAATCGTTAGAGATGGAgtctataatgaaaaaataccaAACTATATCAAGCAAtgaagataatttaaataaaatcaatcagaAGCTACAGGCAGATATTGATGCATCTAACAAAATTGTTAGAAAACTAGAGTCAGATATTAAGGCAAATGAGAATGAAATTAAAGATAGAGAAGCCATTGCCGAGAATGCTAAACTTACCTTAAAGAACCAGGTAGATGAATTGCAGAAAGAAAATCAGAATTTGGAATTGAGTATAGACTCTTACAAAAGGCAAATTgagaaattacaaaaagatttagagaatgaaaaatttaataattcaacattatttAAT gaaaaattaagTGAAATTGAGTCTTGTAAGTCAGAAATGGGTGcattaaaagatgaattaaaCACTGTCAAATCAACTTTAGATACAGCCAACACTGCCATAGTGGAATGGTCTTCATGGGGTCAAACTAAAATCACTGAATATGATACACTACTTAAATCGTACGAAGAATATGTGGCTGCTTATAATTCCATAAATTCGGAGTTATCTTTGTTAAAAGAGGCTGCGAACACTACCCAGGAATCTTCTGCGAAAATCAGAGAAAATATTGAGATACTTGAGAGTGGTCAAGATGAAGAAGGTTTGTCAACGAATTCCAAATTGATAGAGGACTTAAAGACTCAACTATCGCTTTCTCTCAGTGAATCTGATAAATTAAAGGAGGAAATTCAAAATGTTCGATTGAGAAATGGAAAATTGACGATGAGATCCAAACAAATGGAGAAGGAACTCGAAGCAATTAAGGCCGGTGGTTCTTCATCTGCAGATGATATGACTGAGTTAAGAGCAGCCAATTTTGAGTTGAATAAGAATGCATCATCTTTGCAAATAGAGTTGAGTCAGTCATCTAAAAGCTTggaggaattaaataatgagcgaATTAATTTATCTGAAAGAGTGATTGATTTAGAAAATAGGATTGATATTCTGAACTATGATAATGAAGTATTAAAGAATGTTAGAACAGATTTtgatagtttaaaaatgaaatatgattcACTTGTATCCGAAAAGCTTACTTGCGAGACTCAATCCATGCCTGAATCACTTCAAcctgaaaattcattttcacaCAATGAAAAACTACTAATTGCTCAATTAGAGTCTGAACTTCAGCAAAAAAGTGATTCGTTACAGAATTTAGAATTTGAACTTAGTCGATTAAGAGTACTAGGAGACACAGAGAGATTGGAATTGGACAAGTCTCTCCGAGAAAATCGGCAACTAAATAGCCAAATGAATTATTGGAAACAGCAAATATACACTGAGCAGCAAATACCTGGGAGCAACTCAACACAAAATGAACTACACTGTGCACGACAAGCGGCATCTGCATTCCAAGTTCAAGTTGAACAGCTTACAACTGAATTAACCAAG TTGCAAGAAGAGCGTGATACTCTCCAACTGAAGCTTTCAAATGTAATGCGTCAATATGAACGTCAAAGAGAGTCTTCTTCTCGAGCCAGCACGGCTTGCTCAACTCCAATCCCTTGGGTGGACCCGTCCCTAGTCGaaataaaagaattgaaatCCAA GATTGAGGAACTTGGTAATCTTAACTACGCATTGGACATAGAGCtacaaaaagaaagacaaaCTCGGGAAAATATGCAAGCTCGACTGCGTCATCCATCATCTTCTTCGTCTAGTTCCACGCCAGTGCATTTACCTCATAAACCCACAACTTCAGATCTATCGTCCTT GTCCGGAGGGCAAGTTCTACATTTGTGA
- the LOC121114228 gene encoding uncharacterized protein isoform X1, whose translation MVLEDTGEDALIQYLTKEKIQSQYRLRSSMLFLQSINSGSTMVNESLEILRQNAESDYDCILHLLTLLRHNKSPKENEKIHGSVSPTEFTDNKNSNNSKPSIQNEFVIQDPLMEDFDDHFSGSYLPVESNNDDLIIEEAEDENLCQQEEDQLDHEATKENENSENMMHSSKIRYIKDKPNAGNLARSLPVNVPWPQNNLAKEKYEPEEDDIPEDIQSGLAYIMSLRNKTYDLPSSRYDFKLD comes from the exons ATGGTCTTAGAGGACACCGGAGAAGATGCTTTGATTCAGTACCTCACTAAAGAAAAGATTCAAAGCCAATATCGCCTCCGATCCTCCATGCTTTTCTTACAATCCATTAATTCAGGTTCTACCATGGTCAATGAAAGTCTTGAAATCTTGCGTCAAAATGCAGAGTCTGACTACGACTGTATTCTACATCTTCTTACCCTTTTGCGTCATAACAAG AGTCCGAAGGAAAACGAAAAGATCCATGGATCCGTATCCCCCACTGAATTCACTGacaataaaaactcaaataattcaaaacctTCTATTCAGAATGAATTCGTTATTCAAGATCCCTTAATGGAAGATTTTGATGATCACTTCTCGGGTTCATATTTACCTGTAGAGTCAAACAATGATGATCTTATTATTGAGGAGGCAGAAGACGAAAATCTCTGTCAACAAGAGGAGGATCAGTTAGATCACGAAGCAActaaagaaaatgagaattcCGAAAACATGATGCATTCAAGCAAGATAAG atatattaaagataaaccAAATGCAGGAAATTTGGCTCGATCCCTTCCTGTTAACGTACCTTGGCCGCAAAATAATTTAgccaaagaaaaatatgaacccGAGGAAGATGATATTCCGGAGGATATACAGAGCGGGCTTGCCTACATAATGAGTTTACGTAATAAGACCTATGATTTGCCATCCTCAAGATATGACTTTAAACTTGATTAA
- the LOC121114228 gene encoding uncharacterized protein isoform X2, translating to MVLEDTGEDALIQYLTKEKIQSQYRLRSSMLFLQSINSGSTMVNESLEILRQNAESDYDCILHLLTLLRHNKNEFVIQDPLMEDFDDHFSGSYLPVESNNDDLIIEEAEDENLCQQEEDQLDHEATKENENSENMMHSSKIRYIKDKPNAGNLARSLPVNVPWPQNNLAKEKYEPEEDDIPEDIQSGLAYIMSLRNKTYDLPSSRYDFKLD from the exons ATGGTCTTAGAGGACACCGGAGAAGATGCTTTGATTCAGTACCTCACTAAAGAAAAGATTCAAAGCCAATATCGCCTCCGATCCTCCATGCTTTTCTTACAATCCATTAATTCAGGTTCTACCATGGTCAATGAAAGTCTTGAAATCTTGCGTCAAAATGCAGAGTCTGACTACGACTGTATTCTACATCTTCTTACCCTTTTGCGTCATAACAAG AATGAATTCGTTATTCAAGATCCCTTAATGGAAGATTTTGATGATCACTTCTCGGGTTCATATTTACCTGTAGAGTCAAACAATGATGATCTTATTATTGAGGAGGCAGAAGACGAAAATCTCTGTCAACAAGAGGAGGATCAGTTAGATCACGAAGCAActaaagaaaatgagaattcCGAAAACATGATGCATTCAAGCAAGATAAG atatattaaagataaaccAAATGCAGGAAATTTGGCTCGATCCCTTCCTGTTAACGTACCTTGGCCGCAAAATAATTTAgccaaagaaaaatatgaacccGAGGAAGATGATATTCCGGAGGATATACAGAGCGGGCTTGCCTACATAATGAGTTTACGTAATAAGACCTATGATTTGCCATCCTCAAGATATGACTTTAAACTTGATTAA